A window of the Oryza brachyantha chromosome 5, ObraRS2, whole genome shotgun sequence genome harbors these coding sequences:
- the LOC121054441 gene encoding uncharacterized protein LOC121054441: MGTEVLRPHDCLDRVRAHAHATKRSPRQQTARRRDVRGPQGGQAVAAPAVTRVVRVKVAAAEDDAYAGPAFGAMSPSPRALPLPRFSSCREAATAASAAAAAGVDDSATRELRRLLGLH, from the coding sequence ATGGGGACGGAGGTGCTCCGCCCGCACGACTGCCTCGACCGCGTCCgcgcccacgcccacgccaCCAAGCGGTCGCCGCGCCAGCAGACCGCGCGCCGGCGCGACGTGCGTGGGCCGCAGGGCGGacaggcggtggcggcgccggccgtgaCGCGGGTGGTCCGGGTCAAGGTAGCGGCGGCCGAAGACGACGCGTACGCCGGGCCGGCGTTCGGGGccatgtcgccgtcgccgcgggcgCTTCCGCTTCCGCGGTTCTCCTCCTGCCGGGAagcagccaccgccgcgtcagcggcggcggcggcaggggtgGACGACTCGGCGACGCGGGAGCTCCGGCGCCTGCTGGGCCTCCACtga
- the LOC102712262 gene encoding cytochrome P450 734A1-like, with the protein MAALSGILLAAFLAAAVPYALRLLHSFLWVPRRLERRFRRQGIRGPRGHPLSGNAADYRALLAAAQSAPLASFHHAVVARVAPHYREWPERYGRPFVFWLGPRPRLVVSDPELVKTVLTDSTGAFDKAGSGGGNPLARQLFGEGLVGLTGEKWARHRRVIAPAFNMERVKGWISEITAITSSMLDKWEVQDEGRAEFEIDVFKEFHTLIADVISCVAFGSSYEEGKRVFQLQEEQLKLALLAMRTVYIPGFRFVPTNKNRRRHMLNKEVRNSLRKLIEINGRKCEDSNNLLGMMLSASKIGSEFRMGIEEIIDECKTFYFAGKETTATLLTWATLLLALHQEWQSMARDEVLQVCGKYKHPKAENLSDLKIVNMVLKETLRLYPPAVFLSRIANRDAKLGKLDIPAGTQLHLPILDIHHDVNIWGANADEFDPSRFAEGKSYHLGAYFPFGIGPTICVGQNLAMVEAKVALAMILQRFAFVVSPSYVHAPMLMLTLQPQYGAQVLLHKI; encoded by the exons ATGGCCGCGCTCTCGGGCATCCTCCTCGCGGcgttcctcgccgccgccgtcccttaCGCGCTCCGCCTGCTTCACTCCTTCCTGTGGGTCCCGCGCCGCCTCGAGCGCCGGTTCCGCCGCCAGGGCATCCGGGGCCCGCGGGGCCACCCGCTCTCCGGCAACGCCGCCGACTACCGCgccctgctcgccgccgcccagtcCGCGCCGCTCGCGTCCTTCcaccacgccgtcgtcgcccgcgTCGCGCCGCACTACCGCGAGTGGCCCGAGCGCTACGGCCGCCCGTTCGTGTTCTGGCTCGGGCCCCGGCCGCGGCTGGTGGTCTCCGACCCGGAGCTGGTGAAGACCGTGCTGACCGACTCCACGGGGGCCTTCGACAAGGCCGGCTCCGGCGGTGGCAACCCGCTGGCCAGGCAGCTCTTCGGCGAGGGGCTGGTGGGGCTCACCGGGGAGAAGTGggcgcgccaccgccgtgtGATCGCTCCGGCGTTCAACATGGAGAGGGTCAAG GGCTGGATTTCAGAAATAACAGCGATCACCTCATCCATGCTGGACAAATGGGAAGTTCAAGATGAAGGACGCGCTGAATTTGAGATCGATGTATTCAAAGAATTCCACACTTTGATTGCAGATGTCATTTCCTGTGTGGCGTTTGGAAGTAGCTATGAGGAAGGAAAGCGTGTTTTCCAATTGCAAGAGGAACAGCTAAAGCTTGCTCTTCTTGCAATGAGGACTGTATATATTCCTGGCTTCAG GTTTGTGCCAACAAACAAGAACCGAAGAAGGCATATGCTAAACAAGGAAGTTCGGAATTCCTTGCGCAAATTGATCGAGATCAATGGAAGGAAGTGTGAGGATTCCAACAATTTGCTTGGGATGATGCTGTCGGCCAGTAAAATTGGTAGCGAATTCAGGATGGGAATTGAAGAAATAATTGATGAGTGCAAGACATTTTACTTTGCCGGGAAAGAAACAACAGCTACCTTGTTGACATGGGCAACTCTTCTTCTAGCTTTACATCAAGAGTGGCAAAGCATGGCTCGCGACGAAGTCCTTCAAGTGTGTGGCAAGTACAAGCACCCAAAAGCAGAAAACCTAAGTGATCTCAAAATT GTAAATATGGTGTTAAAAGAAACCCTTAGGCTATATCCTCCAGCTGTGTTTCTCAGTAGGATAGCCAACAGGGATGCCAAGCTGGGCAAACTCGACATCCCGGCTGGCACGCAGCTCCATTTGCCTATTCTTGATATTCATCATGATGTCAACATATGGGGCGCCAACGCAGATGAGTTTGACCCATCAAGGTTTGCAGAGGGCAAGAGCTATCACCTTGGTGCGTACTTCCCCTTTGGGATTGGCCCTACCATCTGCGTTGGCCAGAATCTTGCGATGGTTGAAGCAAAGGTGGCCCTTGCGATGATCCTTCAGCGCTTCGCATTTGTTGTCTCACCGTCCTATGTTCATGCGCCAATGCTTATGCTCACACTCCAACCCCAGTATGGTGCTCAAGTTCTTCTCCACAAGATTTGA
- the LOC102700240 gene encoding cytochrome P450 734A1-like gives MAALLGVLLAAFLAAAGGYALSLLHSFLWVPRRLERRFRGQGIRGPPRHLLSGNAADYRALHAAAQSTPLASFHHAVVDRVAPHYREWPKRYGRPFLFWLGPRPRLVVSDPEAMRAVLTDTGTFVKIGPGANNPLAKQLFSEGLVGLSGETWARHRRVIAPAFNMERVKGWVPEITAIISSMLDKWEVKDQARSEFEIDVNKEFHTLIADVISCVAFGSSYEEGKRVFQLQDEQQNLVLLALRSVYIPGFRFVPTKKNRRRHALNQEIRNSLRKLIEINGRKCEDSNNLLGMMLSASKNGSEFRMGIEEIIDECKTFYFAGKETTATLLTWATLLLALHQEWQSKARDEVLQVCGKHDHPKAENLSDLKIVNMVIKETLRLYPPAVLLNRTAIRDVKLGKLDVPAGTQIQLPVLDIHHDVSIWGPDADAFDPSRFAEGRSYHLGAYFPFGIGPTICVGQNLAMVEAKVALAMILQRFALVVSPSYVHAPMLMLTLQPQYGAQVLVHKI, from the exons ATGGCCGCGCTCCTGGGCGTCCTCCTCGCggccttcctcgccgccgccggcggctacGCGCTCAGCCTGCTCCACTCCTTCCTGTGGGTCCCGCGCCGCCTGGAGCGGCGGTTCCGCGGCCAGGGCATCCGCGGCCCGCCGCGCCACCTGCTCTCCGGCAACGCCGCCGACTACCGGGcgctgcacgccgccgcccagtCCACGCCGCTCGCGTCCTTCCaccacgccgtcgtcgaccgcgtcgcgccgcaCTACCGCGAGTGGCCGAAGCGCTACGGCCGGCCGTTCCTGTTCTGGCTCGGGCCCCGGCCGCGGCTGGTGGTCTCCGACCCCGAGGCCATGAGGGCCGTGCTGACCGACACGGGGACCTTCGTGAAAATCGGGCCCGGCGCGAACAACCCGCTCGCGAAGCAACTCTTCAGCGAGGGCCTGGTGGGCCTCTCCGGGGAGACGTgggcgcgccaccgccgcgtgaTCGCGCCGGCGTTCAACATGGAGAGGGTCAAG GGATGGGTTCCAGAAATAACAGCTATCATATCATCCATGCTGGATAAATGGGAAGTTAAAGATCAAGCACGCTCTGAGTTTGAGATAGATGTAAACAAAGAATTCCACACTTTGATTGCTGATGTCATTTCCTGTGTGGCATTTGGAAGTAGCTATGAGGAAGGGAAGCGAGTTTTCCAATTGCAGGATGAGCAGCAAAACCTGGTACTTCTTGCACTGAGGAGTGTGTATATTCCTGGCTTCAG GTTTGTGCCAACAAAGAAGAACCGAAGAAGGCATGCGCTAAACCAGGAAATCCGGAATTCCTTGCGTAAATTGATCGAGATCAATGGAAGGAAGTGTGAGGATTCCAACAACTTGCTTGGGATGATGTTATCAGCTAGTAAAAATGGCAGCGAGTTCAGAATGGGAATCGAAGAAATAATTGACGAATGCAAGACATTTTACTTCGCCGGGAAAGAAACAACGGCCACATTGTTGACATGGGCGACTCTTCTTCTAGCTCTACACCAAGAGTGGCAAAGCAAGGCTCGCGACGAAGTGCTTCAAGTGTGTGGCAAGCACGATCACCCGAAAGCGGAAAACCTGAGTGATCTCAAAATC GTAAACATGGTGATAAAAGAAACCCTCAGGCTGTATCCTCCGGCTGTGCTTCTCAACAGGACGGCCATCAGGGATGTGAAGCTGGGCAAGCTCGACGTTCCGGCTGGCACGCAGATCCAGCTGCCCGTCCTTGACATCCACCACGACGTGAGCATTTGGGGACCCGACGCAGATGCGTTCGATCCGTCAAGGTTCGCAGAGGGCAGGAGCTACCACCTCGGCGCGTACTTCCCCTTCGGGATCGGCCCCACCATCTGCGTCGGCCAGAACCTCGCGATGGTCGAGGCGAAGGTCGCCCTCGCGATGATCCTCCAGCGCTTCGCGTTGGTGGTCTCGCCGTCCTACGTCCACGCGCCGATGCTCATGCTCACGCTCCAGCCCCAGTATGGCGCTCAGGTTCTTGTCCACAAGATCTGA